Proteins found in one Crassostrea angulata isolate pt1a10 chromosome 3, ASM2561291v2, whole genome shotgun sequence genomic segment:
- the LOC128175898 gene encoding protein pellino-like, translated as MDADLALALKLQEEFDRAENVACVESGPLSSTPGAPLSLADESWEVMDPNPDIRALFLQYNDRFFWGRLAGIEVKWSPRMTLCAGLCVYEGRGGLCSVRLSLPLLKLRPRRDLVQTLLHEMIHAYLFVTDNNKDHDGHGPEFHKHMYRINKEAGVNITVYHTFHDEVAEYRQHWWRCNGPCQSRKPYFGYVKRAMNRAPGPRDPWFRDHQNSCNGTFIKVKEPENYGKKKKKGEGKSEKTDSKAVEKKSPNKDIRTFFGKGHVLSSRSPTKASPQKEVTKKPEVKGLPKFYDTDSDDELDLLAVHPQKNPAKTKNIDYDTSCDEKDLPEAILKDLLSDSEDELLCDALDSQEKLSSPSPSKTTNNDFNVYNRSMDCVMVDKVPVAHKPPSSSGCQSSPLLSQGSPTKQNRSAIKYGELIILGYNGHLPSGDKGRKKSKFILGKKPSGNGVKPFRKHVVKNAQAAKALQDPQSHSVTYTLSRHQAVVVEYKQDEDTDMFQIGRSSEPPIDFVVMDTIPGNLRSMNEGITQSTISRFACRILVDRNPPYTARIYAAGFDSGKNIFLGEKAVKWYVGEEIDGLTTNGVFIMKPQEGFYPPGKPGVWREVSVGGAIYPLRESRSAPLKTNQIKDEDNVLQDGTLIDLCGATLLWRSALGLISSPSEHEFENLVETINAGRPQCPVGLNTLVLPKKGTLGLSDRQPYVYLQCGHVHGQHQWGQKDDKTARTCPLCLKDGTFIKLKMGCELSFYADSDPPTHCFNPCGHMASEKTVRYWSELPVPHGCQGFQAICPFCATPLCAETGFIKLIFQDNTD; from the exons ATGGATGCAGACCTGGCTCTTGCATTAAAACTCCAAGAGGAGTTTGACAGAGCAGAGAATGTGGCCTGTGTTGAAAGTGGTCCCCTCTCCTCCACCCCCGGGGCTCCGCTGTCACTTGCCGATGAGAGCTGGGAGGTGATGGACCCGAACCCAGACATCAGGGCTCTTTTCCTACAGTACAATGACCGCTTCTTCTGGGGCAGGCTGGCAGGAATCGAGGTCAAATGGAGTCCTAGGATGACACT ATGTGCGGGACTTTGTGTGTATGAGGGGCGTGGAGGGCTTTGCTCAGTACGACTCAGTTTACCACTGTTAAAGCTGAGACCACGGAGAGACCTGGTACAAACACTGCTG catgaaatGATCCATGCATACCTTTTTGTCACAGACAATAATAAA GATCATGATGGACATGGGCCAGAATTCCATAAACACATGTACCGCATAAACAAAGAGGCAGGAGTCAATATAACT GTATACCACACATTCCATGATGAAGTCGCCGAATACAGACAGCACTGGTGGAGATGCAATGGACCGTGTCAGAGTCGGAAACCGTACTTTGGTTATGTGAAGCGAGCCATGAATCGAGCCCCAGGACCCCGCGACCCCTGGTTCAGAGATCATCAAAACTCATGTAATGGAACCTTCATCAAAGTAAAGGAACCCGAGAACTAtgggaagaaaaagaaaaaaggggAAGGAAAATCAGAAAAAACAGATTCTAAAGCAG TTGAAAAGAAAAGTCCAAATAAGGACATCAGAACATTCTTTGGAAAAGGACATGTACTTTCAAGTAGATCTCCAACGAAAGCCAGCCCACAAAAGGAAGTGACAAAAAAGCCTGAAGTAAAAGGTCTACCCAAATTTTATGACACAGACTCAGATGATGAACTAGATCTATTGGCAGTTCATCCACAAAAGAATCCTGCGAAAACAAAGAACATTGATTATGATACAAGTTGCGATGAGAAAGATCTTCCAGAGGCAATCTTGAAAGATTTACTTTCAGATTCTGAGGATGAACTGCTGTGTGATGCTCTAGATTCACAAGAAAAGCTTTCCTCACCAAGCCCTTCAAAGACCACAAATAACGATTTTA ATGTGTATAACAGATCCATGGATTGTGTTATGGTAGACAAAGTTCCAGTTGCACACAAACCCCCTTCATCTAGTGGTTGCCAGAGTTCACCACTTCTAAGCCAAGGCAGTCCAACTAAACAGAACAGAAGTGCCATAAAATACGGGGAACTCATCATACTAGG ATATAATGGCCATCTTCCGAGTGGGGATAAAGGAAGGAAGAAAAGTAAATTTATCTTGGGGAAAAAGCCGTCCGGAAATGGGGTCAAACCATTCAGAAAACATGTCGTAAAAAATGCACAAGCTGCAAAg GCCCTACAAGACCCCCAGTCCCACTCTGTGACCTACACATTGTCCCGCCACCAGGCCGTGGTGGTCGAGTATAAACAAGATGAAGACACAGACATGTTTCAG ATTGGAAGGTCATCAGAGCCCCCCATTGATTTTGTTGTCATGGATACTATCCCAGGGAACCTGCGAAGCATGAATGAAGGAATAACACAGAGTACGATATCCCGGTTTGCCTGTCGGATCCTGGTGGACAGAAATCCTCCCTACACTGCTAGGATTTATGCTGCAGGGTTTGACTCCGGGAAAAATATCTTTCTTGGG GAAAAGGCAGTAAAGTGGTATGTGGGGGAGGAAATAGATGGACTGACTACAAATGGTGTGTTTATCATGAAGCCTCAGGAAGGATTTTATCCTCCAGGGAAACCTGGAGTATGGAGAGAAGTGTCAGTAGGGGGCGCCATATATCCTCTCCGCGAGTCCAGATCGGCACCCCTCAAAACTAACCAG ATTAAAGATGAAGATAATGTGTTGCAAGATGGAACATTGATAGATTTGTGTGGTGCTACTTTGCTATGGAGGTCTGCTTTAGGACTGATTTCTTCGCCg AGTGAACATGAATTTGAGAATCTGGTGGAAACCATTAACGCTGGTCGCCCCCAGTGTCCGGTGGGACTAAACACCCTAGTGCTACCCAAAAAAGGCACCCTGGGTCTGTCTGACCGGCAGCCGTATGTGTACCTACAGTGTGGTCATGTCCATGGACAGCATCAGTGGGGGCAGAAGGACGATAAGACCGCGCGCACTTGTCCGCTGTGTCTGAAG GATGGAACATTCATCAAATTGAAGATGGGATGTGAGCTGAGTTTCTATGCGGACTCAGATCCTCCCACTCACTGCTTCAATCCCTGCGGACACATGGCCTCGGAGAAAACCGTCAG gtactggtctgaacttcctGTTCCACATGGTTGTCAAGGTTTCCAAGCCATCTGTCCATTTTGTGCCACGCCTCTTTGTGCAGAGACCGGGTTTATTAAGTTGATTTTTCAAGACAACACAGACTGA
- the LOC128175897 gene encoding uncharacterized protein LOC128175897 yields MDESWGLNNADLMQQIGTLMWAVNDDKAPKMVENMAAMRVGYEVYQRLSGQRDVDALRNQTIMAIAKYVKDHPKASKEELLKEISKQIALFVKKLEEI; encoded by the coding sequence ATGGACGAATCGTGGGGTTTGAATAATGCAGACTTGATGCAGCAGATAGGAACTTTGATGTGGGCAGTAAATGACGACAAAGCACCCAAAATGGTAGAAAATATGGCAGCAATGAGAGTTGGCTATGAAGTGTACCAGAGGCTGAGTGGCCAAAGAGATGTGGATGCATTACGCAATCAAACCATAATGGCCATCGCCAAATATGTCAAAGACCACCCAAAGGCATCAAAAGAAGAACTactaaaagaaatatcaaaacaGATTGCGTTGTTTGTCAAGAAACTGGAAGAAATATAG
- the LOC128176243 gene encoding uncharacterized protein LOC128176243 → MTTVVYDVIRDIKMGPCVSKHNYRKVYAAPTAEEGRNRRGVRQFLNRLFGRFRKNTVLPAVVQGVGPVNTASVCNLTLEILIDETVGDILGESSPVPANILSKYTAGSNSDDSSCNLPLSKASSHTSASCTSVMAKAELARRLGKPIRGIEKPYSDRPVGAYRPTGNVKTPRQKKSRCNPTVHEDMSFSILIRYSE, encoded by the exons ATGACAACAGttgtttatgacgtcataagaGATATCAAAATGGGTCCTTGCGTCTCTAAACATAATTATCGCAAAGTTTATGCTGCTCCCACTGCAGAGGAAGGGAGAAATAGGAGGGGTGTAAGACAGTTCCTAAACCGGTTGTTTGGCCGGTTTAGGAAAAACACTGTCTTACCGGCGGTTGTTCAAGGCGTGGGCCCTGTGAACACCGCTTCAGTGTGCAACCTGACCCTCGAGATCCTTATTGATGAAACGGTGGGTGACATTTTGGGAGAATCGTCGCCAGTTCCTGCCAACATTCTCTCAAAATACACGGCTGGCTCCAACAGTGACGATTCGAGCTGTAATCTTCCCCTGTCAAAAGCCTCATCTCATACCTCTGCAAGCTGCACGAGTGTGATGGCAAAAGCTGAGCTGGCCCGCCGGCTCGGTAAACCAATCAGGGGAATCGAGAAACCTTACTCAGATCGACCTGTTGGAGCTTACCGGCCCACCGGGAATGTGAAGACTCCACGGCAAAAG AAATCAAGATGTAATCCCACTGTTCATGAAGACATGTCCTTCAGCATCTTGATTCGGTATTCGGAGTAA